In Raphanus sativus cultivar WK10039 chromosome 5, ASM80110v3, whole genome shotgun sequence, the following proteins share a genomic window:
- the LOC108856583 gene encoding protein ALP1-like codes for MGPIKALKKRKRSAEKKADPNVLLAASASAASDNNNDDDYDNDNNDSSQPSDWWDGFSRRIYGPYSGSTDPKTFESVFKVSRKTFDYICSLVKDDFTAKPANFSDSNGKPLTLNDRVAVALRRLGSGESLSVIGESFGMNQSTVSQITWRFVESMEERALHHLSWPSKLDDIKSKFEKISGLPNCCGAIDITHVVMNLPNVEQSNKVWLDGEKNFSMVLQAVVDPDMRFLDVIAGWPGSLSDDVVLKNSGFFKLVEKGKRLNGGKIQLSARTELREYIVGDSGFPLLPWLLTPYQGKPMSLPQTEFNKRHSETRKPAQMALSRLKDTWRIINGVMWMPDRNRLPRIIFVCCLLHNILIDMEDQTLDDRLLSHQHDVNYRQRSCKTVDEASSVLRDELSNQLWGENSSA; via the exons ATGGGACCTATCAAGGCGttaaagaagaggaagagatcaGCCGAGAAGAAGGCTGATCCCAACGTCTTACTCGCTGCTTCCGCTTCCGCCGCCAGTGACAACAACAACGACGACGACTACGACAACGACAACAACGACTCATCTCAGCCGTCGGATTGGTGGGATGGATTCTCTCGCCGAATCTATG GTCCATACTCGGGGTCTACGGATCCAAAGACATTCGAGTCAGTCTTCAAAGTATCAAGAAAGACATTTGACTACATTTGCTCTCTCGTGAAAGACGACTTCACAGCTAAGCCTGCAAACTTCAGCGACTCAAACGGCAAACCGTTAACTCTCAACGACCGTGTTGCAGTGGCGCTGAGGAGGCTTGGCTCTGGCGAGTCTCTCTCAGTCATTGGAGAGTCCTTTGGTATGAATCAGTCAACTGTTTCTCAGATCACCTGGCGCTTTGTCGAGTCGATGGAAGAGAGAGCCCTGCACCACCTCTCATGGCCTTCGAAACTGGACGATATAAAATCAAAGTTTGAGAAAATCTCAGGCCTTCCCAACTGCTGTGGAGCAATAGACATTACGCATGTGGTCATGAACCTTCCCAATGTGGAGCAGTCAAACAAGGTTTGGTTGGACGGAGAGAAGAACTTCAGCATGGTGTTGCAGGCTGTAGTGGACCCTGACATGAGATTCCTCGACGTGATAGCCGGTTGGCCTGGGAGTTTAAGCGATGACGTCGTCCTCAAGAACTCAGGCTTCTTCAAACTCGTTGAGAAAGGGAAGAGACTGAACGGGGGAAAGATTCAGCTCTCGGCGAGAACAGAGCTAAGAGAATACATTGTAGGCGACTCAggctttcctcttcttccgtgGCTTCTCACACCATACCAAGGCAAACCCATGTCGCTTCCTCAAACAGAGTTCAACAAAAGACACTCCGAGACTAGAAAGCCCGCGCAGATGGCCTTGTCGAGGCTTAAAGATACGTGGAGGATCATAAACGGAGTCATGTGGATGCCTGATAGAAACCGGTTACCAAGGATAATATTTGTCTGTTGCTTGCTGCACAACATTCTTATAGATATGGAGGATCAGACTTTGGATGATCGTCTTTTGTCTCACCAGCATGACGTGAATTACAGGCAGAGAAGCTGCAAGACTGTCGATGAGGCGTCATCGGTCTTGAGAGATGAACTCTCTAACCAACTGTGGGGAGAAAATTCGTCAGCTTGA
- the LOC108805403 gene encoding very-long-chain enoyl-CoA reductase — MKVTVVSRSGREVLKAPLDLPDSATVADLQEAFHKRAKKFYPSRQRLTLPVAPGSKDKPVVLNSKKSLKEYCDGNTDSLTVVFKDLGAQVSYRTLFFFEYLGPLLIYPVFYYFPVYKYLGYGEDRVIHPVQTYAMYYWCFHYFKRIMETFFVHRFSHATSPIGNVFRNCAYYWTFGAYIAYYVNHPLYTPVSDLQMKIGFGFGLVCQVANFYCHILLKNLRDPSGAGGYQIPRGFLFNIVTCANYTTEIYQWLGFNIATQTVAGYVFLAVAALIMTNWALGKHSRLRKIFDGKDGKPKYPRRWVILPPFL; from the exons ATGAAAGTCACCGTCGTCTCCCGTAGCGGTAGAGAAGTTCTCAAAGCCCCCCTCGACCTCCCCGATTCG GCGACTGTTGCTGATCTGCAGGAAGCTTTTCACAAGAGAG CTAAGAAGTTTTACCCATCGAGGCAAAGACTGACTCTTCCCGTGGCTCCTGGGTCAAAGGACAAACCTGTTGTCCTCAACAGCAAGAAGTCACTCAAAGAGTACTGTGATGGAAACACAGACTCCTTAACCGTAGTCTTCAAAGACTTGGGAGCACAAGTCTCGTACCGCACGCTCTTCTTCTTCGAGTACCTCGGCCCGCTCTTGATCTACCCGGTCTTCTACTACTTCCCTGTTTACAAATACCTCGGCTACGGAGAAGACCGTGTGATCCACCCGGTCCAGACCTACGCTATGTACTACTGGTGCTTTCACTACTTCAAACGTATCATGGAAACGTTCTTCGTCCACCGGTTCAGCCACGCAACTTCGCCGATCGGGAACGTGTTCAGGAACTGTGCTTACTACTGGACCTTTGGTGCTTACATTGCGTATTACGTGAACCATCCTTTGTACACACCGGTTAGTGACCTTCAGATGAAGATTGggttcgggtttggtttggtttgccaAGTCGCCAACTTCTACTGTCACATTCTGTTGAAGAATCTCAGAGACCCTAGTGGAGCTGGAGGGTACCAGATCCCACGTGGTTTCCTCTTCAACATTGTTACGTGTGCCAATTACACGACCGAGATTTACCAGTGGCTAGGATTCAACATCGCTACTCAGACCGTTGCAGGATATGTTTTCTTAGCTGTTGCAGCTCTGATTATGACCAACTGGGCTCTTGGAAAGCACAGCCGTCTGAGAAAG ATATTTGATGGGAAAGATGGGAAGCCAAAGTATCCAAGAAGATGGGTTATATTGCCTCCATTCCTGTAG
- the LOC108859204 gene encoding UPF0725 protein At4g29550, with product MYDVMLEEAKVWLDEPPQRKRKLEAPIIPPPPPPCPAVVDEDSSDEEVDPVALAKYRRQVSESGGFDVDLFFQPFGGIIPGGCNDHSLLFGKVGLHCYNLQKGTNLQFKKVTKVNTQICSILSFYITLEAIDPAQDDSPVTFQTCVTDTVLMHQARLRTFTTTCRIKPQVPGTGELGSSWYPDRHVDPCYKVDLPNWLQDDVLTGEDKLQFYEVKDWELKDNQWLYLYAEFALFSYFEDDLSDYMPFEMRKVVVQTKEDMKLKSGNAVFFLSFKTRAGQECRGIVRRTTDGKPGHMCLEARCWIDK from the exons ATGTACGATGTGATGTTGGAAGAGGCGAAGGTGTGGCTCGACGAACCTCCACAGCGTAAGCGGAAACTCGAAGCTCCGATCattcctccaccaccaccaccttgtCCAGCAGTAGTAGACGAGGATTCCTCCGACGAAGAGGTAGATCCGGTGGCATTGGCGAAGTATCGACGACAAGTATCCGAATCTGGC GGTTTCGACGTGGACTTGTTCTTTCAACCTTTTGGTGGGATAATTCCCGGTGGCTGTAATGACCACAGCTTACTCTTCGGGAAGGTCGGACTCCATTGTTACAACCTTCAAAAG gGTACTAACTTGCAGTTCAAGAAAGTCACCAAAGTCAATACACAAATCTGTTCAATTTTATCGTTTTACATCACACTGGAGGCCATTGATCCTGCCCAGGACGACTCACCTGTTACTTTCCAGACCTGTGTCACCGATACTGTGCTCATGCACCAAGCACGTTTGAGAACCTTCACAACTACTTGCAGAATCAAGCCTCAAGTCCCAG GAACGGGAGAATTAGGTTCCAGTTGGTACCCGGATAGACATGTTGATCCCTGTTACAAAGTTGATTTGCCTAATTGGCTACAAGATGATGTACTTACAGGAGAGGATAAGCTTCAATTCTATGAG GTGAAAGATTGGGAGCTGAAGGACAACCAGTGGCTTTATCTATACGCTGAGTTTGCATTGTTCTCCTATTTCGAGGATGACCTG AGCGATTATATGCCATTTGAGATGAGGAAAGTAGTGGTGCAAACAAAGGAAGATATGAAGCTCAAGTCGGGCAATGCAGTCTTCTTCCTAAGTTTCAAGACCCGTGCTGGTCAAGAGTGCAGAGGTATCGTAAGGAGAACTACTGATGGAAAACCTGGACACATGTGCCTTGAAGCTAGGTGTTGGATCGACAAGTAG